In Mercurialis annua linkage group LG6, ddMerAnnu1.2, whole genome shotgun sequence, the following are encoded in one genomic region:
- the LOC126687231 gene encoding uncharacterized protein At5g01610: MEKALTKVSSLKVGLGNSWISKKAKEELSNITDDFSIFSNTVEEKAKWVFNKLKGKPVKSLPELLREYNLPSGLFPQNITCYEFDEAKAKLVVYLPSVCEVSFKDSSVLRYATRVKAILMRGKLTGIEGMKTKVLVWVKVTSVSMEGYKSDKVCFTAGVKKARPRIAYDVPQAAVRADEF; encoded by the exons ATGGAGAAGGCGTTAACAAAAGTTAGCAGCTTGAAAGTTGGACTTGGCAATTCTTGGATCTCTAAGAAAGCCAAGGAAGAGTTGTCTAATATAACTGATGACTTCTCT ATTTTCTCAAATACTGTTGAAGAAAAGGCAAAGTGGGTTTTTAACAAGCTCAAAG GAAAGCCAGTGAAAAGCTTGCCTGAGCTCCTGCGAGAGTATAATTTACCATCTGGACTTTTTCCCCAGAACATAACCTGTTATGAATTTGATGAAGCGAAGGCCAAGCTAGTTGTGTACTTACCTTCTGTATGTGAAGTTAGCTTCAAAGACTCGTCTGTATTAAGGTATGCAACTCGAGTAAAAGCAATCCTTATGAGGGGAAAGCTTACGGGTATTGAGGGAATGAAGACAAAGGTCCTGGTATGGGTTAAGGTCACAAGTGTATCAATGGAAGGTTACAAATCCGACAAGGTGTGTTTTACAGCCGGCGTCAAGAAGGCTAGACCTAGAATTGCATATGATGTGCCACAAGCTGCTGTTAGAGCAGATGAATTTTGA